In one Plasmodium falciparum 3D7 genome assembly, chromosome: 14 genomic region, the following are encoded:
- a CDS encoding surface protein P113, which yields MKIPFFILHILLLQFLLCLIRCYVHNDVIKFGEENSLKCSQGNLYVLHCEVQCLNGNNEIIHKRCNDDIEKKCNGNNKCIYFFEYELRKKTQSFRNKNSIEISECVESEQNEVKTSTTCLLSNSFILDEAFIQYFFFIKNKNEEPVICKDGNINIKSALLHSPFCEIKLKDISEYIRKKCDNNKECLIDPLDVQKNLLNEEDPCYINNSYVSVNVVCNKEEEIGDESTDSSSMEIQDSTSNEQDENVKGMSSSQEMNSNNDENKNQDNESDDDVNNNNNNNNDDQDEQGNDGDVTSSMNKNEDNKDLEHGSSNDVNNNTDTLVNNKENKEFVLKEKSSLTSKINKELAHRTALFNKLADNISLLLNKKYDSFEIKDVLEDRYNEMKRDANPDVYYIYLMDTLDIEKIEDINLEEVKMSLLASLKETMNKIDTIEKKIEEFKNKYISLYNKVKTTMPELFDLNEDLVLLYNDFPFDNGMISSDIFFKYNPSENIMDHQEMVKKGSITEDELRIVNDLEPLDNYRRRKRITELRKILVEKLRILYLEKNNLFNTQASCIKSYCYKNPLNLKTLEVLLKKNYYRLKENKDYDVVSSIIQHLDNVDANKKKKWLTHERILKKLQVLIAEGYKRINEKEKDIDRRMAVYNALYEKAQSYNLQKLFNDSNDFLKKYAIMGNSFDDGDEVFGSQSSNFNIFDSNNTDQNNEQEQPKQDDQLLNNNNDDVLSESNNENKEKTSDDATHKETQEKSDQEPSQNIQEDNSDEKHAENEENVEQIETDSNVSEEANDENKDNMQTTTDEGTEELQQNDEDAESLTKENSKSEEQENEDSTDAEAIDKEEVETEEKGKDEQKKDEQKEQDEEEDGEKENKHKSSETTNETVTDIEENKNEVKGEEHLQGSEQSIEASESSQKDETKETEDKEEYVNANDDESSEEDTTPNETNKTDNGSSFFFAMSNALLVILLLLFIEFL from the exons atgaaaataccgttttttattttacatattttattattacaatttttattatgtttaatACGTTGTTATGTGCACAATGATGTAATAAAATTTGGAGAAGAAAATTCGTTAAA ATGTTCACAAGGAAACCTGTATGTGTTACATTGTGAAGTTCAATGTTTGAATGGGAATAACGAGATAATACATAAAAGATGTAATGACGACATAGAAAAGAAATgtaatggtaataataaatgcatatatttttttgaatatgaACTTCGAAAAAAAACACAATCCTTTCGAAATAAGAATAGTATAGAAATAAGTGAATGTGTAGAATCGGAACAGAACGAAGTAAAAACATCTACGACTTGTTTATTAAGTAATAGTTTTATTTTAGATGAAGCATTTATtcaatatttcttttttattaagaaTAAGAATGAGGAACCTGTTATTTGTAAAGatggtaatataaatattaaaagtgCACTTTTACATTCTCCCTTTTgtgaaataaaattaaaagatatatcagaatatattagaaaaaaatgtgataataataaagaatgtTTAATAGATCCATTAGATGTAcagaaaaatttattaaatgaagaagatccatgttatattaataattcgTATGTGTCTGTTAATGTTGTATgtaataaagaagaagaaattgGAGATGAAAGTACAGATTCTAGTTCAATGGAAATTCAGGATTCTACATCTAATGAACAAGATGAAAATGTTAAAGGAATGAGTTCATCACAAGAAATGAATTCTAATAACGacgaaaataaaaatcaagATAATGAAAGTGATGatgatgttaataataataataataataataatgatgatcaaGATGAACAAGGTAATGATGGTGATGTTACCTCTTctatgaataaaaatgaagataacAAAGATTTAGAACATGGCTCTTCAAatgatgttaataataatacagaCACTcttgttaataataaagaaaataaagaatttgtattaaaagaaaaatcaaGTTTAACAtctaaaattaataaagaattaGCACATAGAACCgctctttttaataaattagctgataatatatccttattattgaataaaaaatatgattccTTCGAAATTAAAGATGTATTAGAAGATAGatataatgaaatgaaaCGTGATGCAAATCCAGAtgtatattacatttatttaatggATACATTagatatagaaaaaatagaaGATATAAATTTAGAAGAAGTTAAAATGTCATTATTAGCTTCCTTAAAAGAAACAATGAATAAAATAGATActatagaaaagaaaattgaagaattcaaaaataaatatatttcattatataataaagtaaAAACTACCATGCCAGAACTTTTCGATTTAAATGAAGAtttagtattattatataatgatttcCCTTTCGATAACGGTATGATATCATCTgatatattctttaaatataatcCAAGTGAAAATATTATGGATCATCAGGAAATGGTAAAAAAGGGTTCTATAACGGAAGACGAATTAAGAATTGTTAATGACCTTGAACCATTAGATAATtatagaagaagaaaaagaattacaGAATTAAGAAAAATTCTTGTTGAAAAATTAAGAATCTTATATTTAGAAAAGAATAACTTATTTAATACACAAGCTAGTTGTATCAAATCGTATTGTTACAAGAACCCATTGAATCTAAAAACACTAGAAGtattattaaagaaaaattattatagattaaaagaaaataaagattaTGATGTTGTATCAAGTATTATACAACATCTTGATAATGTCGATgcaaacaagaaaaaaaaatggctTACACATGAAAGAATACTTAAAAAATTACAAGTACTTATAGCTGAaggatataaaagaataaacgaaaaagaaaaagatatcGATAGAAGAATGGCTGTATATAATGCCCTATATGAAAAAGCACAATCTtataatttacaaaaattatttaatgataGTAATGATTTCTTAAAGAAATATGCAATAATGGGTAATTCTTTTGATGATGGAGATGAAGTATTCGGAAGCCAATCATCCAactttaatatttttgataGTAATAACACTGATCAAAATAATGAACAAGAACAACCAAAACAAGACGATCAATtactaaataataataatgatgatgtcCTATCAGAATCCAATAACGAAAATAAAGAGAAAACAAGCGACGATGCAACTCACAAAGAGACACAAGAAAAATCAGATCAAGAACCTTCACAAAATATTCAAGAAGATAATAGTGATGAAAAACATGCAGAAAATGAGGAAAATGTAGAACAAATTGAAACAGACAGTAACGTTTCTGAAGAAGCTAATGACGAAAATAAAGACAATATGCAAACAACAACTGATGAAGGAACTGAAGAATTACAAcaaaatgatgaagatgCTGAATCTCTAACAAAGGAAAATTCAAAATCGGAAGAACAAGAAAATGAAGATTCAACAGATGCTGAAGCTATTGACAAAGAAGAAGTAGAAACagaagaaaaaggaaaagatgaacaaaaaaaagacgaacaaaaagaacaagatgaagaagaagatggcgaaaaagaaaataaacataaatcaAGTGAAACAACCAACGAAACAGTAACTGAcattgaagaaaataaaaatgaagtaaAAGGTGAAGAACACCTACAAGGATCAGAACAATCAATAGAAGCATCTGAATCATCTCAAAAAGATGAAACTAAAGAAACAGAAGATAAAGAAGAATATGTAAATGCAAATGATGATGAATCTAGTGAAGAAGATACGACTCCAAATGAAACAAACAAAACTGATAATGGCAGTTCATTTTTCTTTGCTATGAGTAATGCACTCTTAGtaattttacttttattatttatagaatTCCTATAA
- a CDS encoding dynein light chain, putative, whose product MKDYLGEYNKYLKYENPIIIEKEDEKNVHSKDDKTMKDKNIVRVIEEIRKNLKSNVLYKNDSKSVLFNDPIYYIFPSKCIKVKKAEHISYVSRVTNDEDIVLCLKRIYEVLSNMYSKNMIIKEEYLNELLNILTELCRQISVTCFQRGLLLKQLFNYNIMLLFEYHKLVKSSLAFNLKKQMKQNDILNNFHKEIEKKNNSINSLTKEIINTEEMMEQEKINSEKEIAEVNIIYQNKIDKLKKNNQRKKDEFTRLLQL is encoded by the exons ATGAAAGATTATTTAGGCgaatacaataaatatttaaaatatgagaaccctataataatagaaaagGAAGACGAAAAGAATGTTCATTCAAAAGATGATAAAACAatgaaagataaaaatatcgTAAGAGTTATTGAGGAAATTcgaaaaaatttaaaatccaatgttctatataaaaatgatagtaAAAGTGTTCTTTTCAATGAtccaatttattatatatttccaagtaaatgtataaaagtaaaaaaagcAGAGCATATTTCATATGTTTCCAGAGTTACAAATGATGAAGATATAGTCCTGTGtctaaaaagaatatatgaaGTATTATCTAATATGTATTctaaaaatatgattataaaagAAGAGTATTTGAATGAATTGTTGAACATATTAACCGAATTATGCAGACAg ATTTCAGTCACTTGCTTTCAAAGGGGTCTTCTTCTAAAACAATTAttcaattataatattatgttattatttgaataccACAAATTGGTTaa GTCATCACTTGCTTTTAATTTGAAGAAACAAATGAAACAGaatgatattttaaataattttcataaagaaatagaaaaaaaaaataattctatTAATTCGTTAactaaagaaataataaatactgAAGAAATGATGGAacaggaaaaaataaattcagAAAAGGAAATTGCAGAA gtaaatattatataccaaAATAAGATCGATAAgttgaaaaaaaacaatcaaagaaaaaaagatgaatttACAAGACTATTACAATtgtaa